The following coding sequences are from one Carettochelys insculpta isolate YL-2023 chromosome 5, ASM3395843v1, whole genome shotgun sequence window:
- the LRRC19 gene encoding leucine-rich repeat-containing protein 19: protein MCCLRKSRKPLNMKIIWLIFWIGALSSNAVTAECNITSQPVICVESAKNYSSIPITLSENVTKLYLSNNNITLNETDNKVLQLFINLTELYLNKNAITVLHDNTFCKLVKLKILDISSNYIKTIHQTVFTGLSQLSTLYLNNNKIAQIESDTFTVLKNLMVLSLRDNLLEDLNIEASFKPVTIALNGNPWNCSCGLLHLQKWLKTSDVRLEYENDTVCAYPDVWNTSSIKIVPIQKFDCDSRKASIATTTPSTSIVSPKIIAILTSSLNSSNNMRSNASHPGSLPLGKSWAFLTGVLVFALSTSLLIFIATKFPVWYYYLISYHHRHLEEYEPETFEQEFTSDLSTFPPTNTSEQDSIVVFEQTHTFVPDEDGFIEDKYIDYSGSTEEV from the exons ATGTGCTGTCTCAGAAAAAGTAGAAAG CCTTTGAACATGAAAATCATTTGGCTAATTTTCTGGATTGGAGCATTAAGTTCAAATGCAGTCACGGCTGAATGCAATATTACTTCTCAACCT GTCATTTGTGTGGAATCTGCAAAGAATTACTCTTCCATCCCTATCACCCTAAGTGAAAATGTTACTAAACTATATCTTAGTAATAACAACATTACTTTAAATGAAACAGACAACAAGGTTCTTCAGCTATTTATTAACTTAACTGAACTCTATCTGAATAAAAATGCCATTACTGTGCTACATGATAATACCTTCTGCAAGCTGGTAAAACTCAAAATTCTAGATATTAGTAGTAATTATATCAAAACAATTCATCAGACTGTGTTTACAGGCCTAAGTCAGCTATCCACATTGTATTTAAATAATAACAAAATAGCTCAGATAGAGTCTGATACATTTACAGTGCTGAAAAACCTGATGGTTTTGAGTCTACGAGACAATTTGTTGGAGGACTTAAATATAGAAGCATCATTTAAACCAGTTACAATTGCCTTAAATGGAAATCCATGGAACTGTTCTTGTGGCCTGCTCCATTTACAGAAATGGTTGAAAACCTCAGATGTGAGGCTGG AATATGAAAATGACACTGTGTGCGCTTATCCAGATGTCTGGAACACATCTTCTATCAAGATAGTACCTATCCAAAAATTTGATTGTGACTCAAGAAAAGCTTCTATAGCAACAACTACACCTTCTACATCTATCGTTAGCCCTAAAATCATTGCCATTTTAACCTCCTCTCTGAACTCTTCCAATAATATGAGGAGCAATGCATCACATCCAG GTTCTCTACCTCTTGGCAAAAGTTGGGCCTTTCTCACAGGCGTTTTGGTGTTTGCCCTAAGCACTTCACTACTGATTTTTATTGCCACAAAATTCCCAGTGTGGTACTACTACTTGATCAGCTACCATCACCGTCATCTGGAAGAGTATGAACCAGAAACATTTGAACAGGAGTTTACAAGTGATCTGAGCACTTTTCCACCAACAAACACCAGTGAGCAAGATTCCATTGTAGTATTTGAACAAACTCATACATTTGTACCTGATGAGGATGGATTTATTGAAGACAAATATATAGATTATTCTGGATCAACTGAGGAGGTCTAA